One segment of Curtobacterium poinsettiae DNA contains the following:
- a CDS encoding winged helix-turn-helix domain-containing protein yields the protein MPRSTLSAAEARRVALAAQGFGRPPAEPVSTRALNAAFGRLGLLQIDSVNVFERSHYLPLFARLGAYDRSTLDRLTLGRSGPYTEYWAHEAAFIPRDDLRLFRWRMDALRERDAGPTRVDGVTRTAAVRRELHALLRAEGPMRASAVEHESNVRRGPWWGWSDVKLGLEQMFRWGEAVSAGRAGFERVYALPEQVLPAGFLETAPPRADAVRELVRQAARALGIGTRADIADYYRLRSDDTATAIAELTDAGELLPVRVEGWGERAWLHAGARVPRQMTADAVLSPFDPVVWFRRRAERMYGFHYRIEIYTPAPKRVFGYYVLPVLQDDRLVGRIDLKSDRQRGVLRVRTAWQEPGEHLDPERLADTLRRTASWQGLGAIEVTDRGTAAAAVAGSLGVPLVPHESADDADAPEPVETADDTAADRVF from the coding sequence ATGCCCAGGTCGACGCTCTCCGCCGCCGAGGCCCGCCGGGTCGCACTCGCCGCACAGGGGTTCGGACGACCACCCGCCGAGCCGGTCTCGACGCGTGCCCTGAACGCCGCGTTCGGCCGGCTCGGGCTGTTGCAGATCGACTCCGTGAACGTGTTCGAGCGCAGCCACTACCTGCCGCTCTTCGCCCGGCTCGGGGCCTACGACCGGTCGACGCTCGACCGGCTGACGCTCGGACGCTCGGGCCCGTACACCGAGTACTGGGCGCACGAGGCGGCGTTCATCCCCCGCGACGACCTGCGGCTCTTCCGGTGGCGGATGGACGCCCTGCGGGAGCGTGACGCCGGCCCGACCCGGGTCGACGGTGTCACCCGGACCGCTGCCGTCCGGCGCGAACTGCACGCGCTGCTCCGGGCCGAGGGGCCGATGCGGGCGAGCGCCGTGGAGCACGAGTCGAACGTTCGGCGCGGCCCCTGGTGGGGGTGGAGCGACGTGAAGCTCGGGCTCGAGCAGATGTTCCGCTGGGGCGAGGCGGTGAGTGCCGGACGAGCCGGTTTCGAGCGGGTGTACGCCCTGCCGGAGCAGGTGCTGCCCGCAGGCTTCCTCGAGACCGCCCCACCGCGTGCCGACGCCGTGCGCGAACTCGTGCGCCAGGCCGCACGGGCGCTCGGCATCGGCACCCGAGCGGACATCGCGGACTACTACCGGCTGCGCTCCGACGACACGGCCACCGCGATCGCCGAGCTCACCGACGCCGGCGAGCTCCTGCCGGTTCGGGTCGAGGGGTGGGGCGAGCGGGCCTGGCTGCACGCGGGCGCTCGGGTCCCCCGGCAGATGACCGCGGACGCGGTGCTGAGCCCCTTCGACCCGGTCGTCTGGTTCCGGCGACGGGCCGAGCGGATGTACGGCTTCCACTACCGGATCGAGATCTACACGCCGGCCCCGAAGCGGGTGTTCGGCTACTACGTGCTGCCGGTGCTGCAGGACGACCGGCTCGTCGGCCGGATCGACCTGAAGAGCGACCGGCAGCGCGGCGTGCTCCGCGTCCGGACCGCCTGGCAGGAGCCGGGCGAGCACCTGGACCCCGAGCGTCTCGCCGACACACTGCGACGGACCGCGAGCTGGCAGGGCCTCGGCGCGATCGAGGTGACCGATCGCGGTACCGCTGCTGCGGCCGTCGCCGGGTCGCTCGGAGTGCCCCTGGTGCCGCACGAGTCCGCTGACGACGCGGACGCCCCGGAACCGGTCGAGACGGCCGACGACACGGCCGCCGACCGCGTCTTCTGA
- a CDS encoding aminotransferase class V-fold PLP-dependent enzyme, protein MNIDEYAAGFSEDPGYLDHAAFGPVQTAVLEEQRVLGTIQAHMRFGAMETLDEQDARVRTVAARLVGRREDQVVSQAATTPGLLHTAFGLTGGVLVSADEYPSLPLALASAASATGGRVQPVVIESGAGWVTPELIRERLTDEVTAVAVSLVDWRTGYLTDLAAIREVIGDRLLIVDAIQGFGVVDAPYEVADVVATGGQKWLHAGWGTGFVAFSDRALNRIRPALSGPHGTSGWPTEVPAVRPGAAGFQMSRIDPVAQARLAVSLERLTAVGVAAVQERVTDRVERVFAIADEFGLEVESSRDPAERAGIVVLRPTQGRVTALSAAMHNHGVTATTRLGVARVSVFPSTTDETLDMFRDACVSYATMQ, encoded by the coding sequence GTGAACATCGACGAGTACGCCGCCGGCTTCTCCGAAGACCCCGGTTACCTCGACCACGCTGCGTTCGGCCCCGTGCAGACCGCCGTGCTCGAGGAGCAGCGTGTGCTCGGCACGATCCAGGCACACATGCGCTTCGGCGCGATGGAGACCCTCGACGAGCAGGACGCCCGCGTCCGCACCGTCGCCGCCCGCCTGGTCGGCCGCCGCGAGGACCAGGTCGTCTCGCAGGCCGCGACGACCCCCGGCTTGCTGCACACCGCCTTCGGCCTGACCGGTGGCGTGCTCGTGTCCGCCGACGAGTACCCGTCGCTGCCGCTCGCGCTGGCCAGCGCGGCCTCGGCCACCGGCGGACGGGTGCAGCCCGTCGTCATCGAGTCGGGTGCCGGCTGGGTGACCCCCGAGCTGATCCGTGAGCGCCTGACCGACGAGGTGACCGCCGTCGCGGTGTCCCTGGTCGACTGGCGCACCGGCTACCTGACCGACCTCGCCGCCATCCGCGAGGTCATCGGCGACCGCCTGCTCATCGTCGACGCGATCCAGGGCTTCGGCGTCGTCGACGCCCCGTACGAGGTCGCCGACGTCGTCGCCACCGGCGGGCAGAAGTGGCTGCACGCCGGGTGGGGCACCGGCTTCGTGGCGTTCAGCGATCGCGCCCTGAACCGGATCCGTCCGGCACTGTCCGGTCCGCACGGCACCTCCGGCTGGCCCACCGAGGTCCCGGCGGTGCGTCCGGGGGCCGCCGGCTTCCAGATGTCCCGCATCGACCCGGTCGCGCAGGCCCGGCTCGCGGTGTCGCTCGAGCGCCTCACCGCGGTCGGCGTCGCCGCCGTGCAGGAGCGTGTCACCGACCGCGTCGAGCGCGTGTTCGCGATCGCGGACGAGTTCGGGCTCGAGGTCGAGTCCAGCCGCGACCCGGCCGAGCGCGCCGGCATCGTCGTGCTCCGGCCGACGCAGGGTCGCGTGACGGCCCTGTCCGCCGCGATGCACAACCACGGCGTCACCGCGACCACGCGGCTCGGGGTCGCGCGGGTGTCCGTGTTCCCGTCGACCACCGACGAGACCCTGGACATGTTCCGCGACGCCTGCGTCTCGTACGCCACGATGCAGTAG
- the greA gene encoding transcription elongation factor GreA, translating to MSNDTQVTWLTQEAHDRLKAELDELSGEGRAEIARRIEAAREEGDLKENGGYHAAKDEQGKIEARIRVLTELLKHATVSEAEFDGTVEPGTVVTAVIAGDESTFLVGSREIVAEGSDLTVYSPVSPVGAAIVGLKAGDEATYTAPNGKEIAVEVVKIERYEP from the coding sequence ATGAGCAACGACACGCAGGTCACCTGGCTGACCCAGGAGGCGCACGACCGTCTCAAGGCGGAGCTCGACGAGCTGAGCGGCGAGGGCCGTGCCGAGATCGCGCGCCGCATCGAGGCGGCTCGCGAGGAAGGTGACCTCAAGGAGAACGGCGGCTACCACGCCGCGAAGGACGAGCAGGGCAAGATCGAGGCCCGCATCCGCGTCCTCACCGAGCTCCTCAAGCACGCCACCGTCAGCGAAGCCGAGTTCGACGGCACCGTCGAGCCGGGTACCGTCGTCACGGCGGTCATCGCCGGCGACGAGTCCACCTTCCTGGTCGGCAGCCGCGAGATCGTCGCCGAGGGCTCCGACCTGACGGTCTACAGCCCCGTCAGCCCCGTCGGGGCGGCCATCGTCGGCCTCAAGGCCGGCGACGAGGCCACCTACACGGCGCCGAACGGCAAGGAGATCGCCGTCGAGGTCGTCAAGATCGAGCGCTACGAGCCGTAG
- the mca gene encoding mycothiol conjugate amidase Mca — translation MPYRLLAVHAHPDDESSKGAATAAKYVADGHQVLVVSCTGGEAGDILNDQLGEPATSRAHRDMAGYRRTEMAAAQQALGIDHVWLGYHDSGLPDAEKGETVRQGTFSTVPLEYSTEALVRVIRRFRPHVLVTYDENGGYPHPDHIRTHEVSMAAWSAAADPSAYPSAGAPWSIAKLYYERTMNPRRFSTIFEALQERDPDSPAVEQLREWVERFADRPDLATTHVDVHEYFDQRDAALRAHASQVAPDSAFFYWPNDLLATVWPTEDYQLVEARVPTELPETDLFAGIPADKEPTS, via the coding sequence GTGCCCTACCGTCTGCTGGCCGTCCACGCCCACCCCGACGACGAGTCGAGCAAGGGTGCCGCGACCGCCGCGAAGTACGTGGCCGACGGGCACCAGGTGCTCGTCGTGTCCTGCACCGGTGGCGAGGCCGGCGACATCCTGAACGACCAGCTCGGCGAGCCGGCGACGAGCCGTGCGCACCGTGACATGGCGGGGTACCGCCGCACCGAGATGGCCGCGGCGCAGCAGGCGCTCGGCATCGACCACGTGTGGCTCGGCTACCACGACTCGGGGTTGCCCGACGCCGAGAAGGGCGAGACGGTCCGGCAGGGCACGTTCTCCACGGTGCCGCTCGAGTACAGCACCGAGGCCCTCGTCCGCGTGATCCGCCGGTTCCGCCCGCACGTGCTCGTCACTTACGACGAGAACGGCGGCTACCCGCACCCCGACCACATCCGCACGCACGAGGTGTCGATGGCCGCGTGGTCCGCTGCCGCCGACCCGTCGGCGTACCCGTCCGCCGGTGCCCCGTGGTCGATCGCGAAGCTCTACTACGAGCGCACGATGAACCCGCGACGCTTCAGCACGATCTTCGAGGCCCTGCAGGAGCGCGACCCGGACAGCCCCGCCGTCGAGCAGCTGCGCGAGTGGGTCGAGCGGTTCGCCGACCGGCCCGACCTCGCCACCACCCACGTCGACGTGCACGAGTACTTCGACCAGCGTGACGCCGCACTCCGCGCGCACGCCAGCCAGGTCGCACCGGACAGCGCCTTCTTCTACTGGCCGAACGACCTCCTCGCGACGGTGTGGCCGACCGAGGACTACCAGCTCGTGGAGGCACGCGTGCCGACCGAGCTCCCGGAGACCGACCTGTTCGCCGGGATCCCAGCCGACAAGGAACCGACCTCGTGA
- a CDS encoding PhoH family protein, giving the protein MVVTSQNVSRGAQQQHTADSSTSVAQRTYVLDTSVLLSDPRALFRFAEHAVVLPVVVVSELESKRNDPEIGYFARQALRLLDELRIEHERLDFPIAIGDGGSFRVELNHSNQSVLPSGLQLGDNDSRILAVASNLKNDGLDVVVVSKDLPLRVKASSIGMAAEEYRAELAVDSGYTGIADLQVSGEQMSDLYEKEEIRSAKLDGVPVNTGVVIHSERGSALGRVHVAGAVALVRGDREVFGLRGRSAEQRLAIDALLDSEIGIVSLGGSAGTGKSALALCAGLEAVLERQQHKKIMVFRPLYAVGGQDLGFLPGDAGEKMNPWAQAVYDTLGSVVSDNVLDEVVERGLIEVLPLTHIRGRSLHDAFVIVDEAQSLERNVLLTMLSRIGQNSRVVLTHDVAQRDNLRVGRHDGIASVIERLKGHPLFAHVTLTRSERSAIAALVTDLLDSPDLA; this is encoded by the coding sequence GTGGTCGTGACCTCTCAGAACGTCTCTCGCGGAGCACAGCAGCAGCACACCGCGGACTCGTCCACATCGGTCGCCCAGCGCACGTACGTGCTCGACACATCGGTGCTCCTCAGCGATCCGCGGGCCTTGTTCCGCTTCGCCGAGCACGCCGTGGTCCTGCCCGTGGTGGTCGTCAGCGAACTCGAGTCGAAGCGCAACGACCCGGAGATCGGGTACTTCGCCCGGCAGGCCCTCCGGCTGCTCGACGAACTGCGCATCGAGCACGAGCGGCTCGACTTCCCGATCGCGATCGGCGACGGCGGCTCGTTCCGCGTCGAACTGAACCACTCCAACCAGTCCGTCCTGCCGTCGGGCCTGCAGCTCGGCGACAACGACTCGCGCATCCTCGCCGTCGCGTCGAACCTGAAGAACGACGGACTCGACGTCGTCGTCGTGTCGAAGGACCTGCCGCTCCGGGTCAAGGCGTCGTCGATCGGCATGGCGGCCGAGGAGTACCGCGCCGAACTCGCGGTCGACTCGGGCTACACCGGCATCGCCGACCTGCAGGTCTCGGGCGAGCAGATGTCCGACCTGTACGAGAAGGAGGAGATCCGCTCCGCGAAGCTCGACGGGGTCCCGGTGAACACCGGGGTCGTCATCCACTCGGAGCGCGGATCGGCCCTCGGTCGCGTGCACGTCGCCGGAGCCGTCGCCCTGGTGCGCGGCGACCGCGAGGTCTTCGGACTCCGCGGACGCTCGGCCGAGCAGCGGCTCGCCATCGACGCCCTGCTCGACTCCGAGATCGGCATCGTCTCGCTCGGCGGCAGCGCCGGCACCGGCAAGTCGGCGCTCGCCCTGTGCGCCGGACTCGAGGCGGTGCTCGAACGGCAGCAGCACAAGAAGATCATGGTGTTCCGGCCGCTGTACGCCGTGGGTGGGCAGGACCTCGGCTTCCTGCCCGGCGATGCCGGCGAGAAGATGAACCCGTGGGCGCAGGCCGTCTACGACACCCTCGGTTCGGTGGTGTCGGACAACGTGCTCGACGAAGTGGTCGAGCGCGGCCTGATCGAGGTGCTGCCCCTGACGCACATCCGCGGCCGCTCCCTGCACGACGCCTTCGTGATCGTCGACGAGGCGCAGTCGCTCGAACGGAACGTGCTGCTCACGATGCTCTCCCGCATCGGTCAGAACTCGCGGGTGGTGCTCACCCACGACGTCGCGCAGCGCGACAACCTGCGGGTCGGTCGGCACGACGGGATCGCGTCGGTCATCGAGCGGCTCAAGGGGCACCCGCTGTTCGCGCACGTCACGCTGACGCGTTCCGAACGCTCCGCGATCGCCGCCCTGGTCACCGACCTGCTGGACTCGCCGGACCTGGCGTGA
- the trhA gene encoding PAQR family membrane homeostasis protein TrhA yields MQDEHETGTLPHVPFTEEASATTTAEPRPAWRGWIHLGAFPFAIAMGVVLITLADSTAAKVGSAVFMATSLAMFGVSATYHRFPWGPKVKAVLKRIDHTNILLLIAGTYTPVAICALPHTLMVVVLWVMWSGAALGIAFRVLWINAPRWLYVPIYLVLGCAALGLLPQFFAASVPMTVLILSGGVAYIIGALVYGFKRPNPVPTQFGFHEVFHALTVVAFGAQWVGVLIVALDPVR; encoded by the coding sequence ATGCAGGACGAGCACGAGACCGGAACACTCCCCCACGTCCCGTTCACGGAAGAAGCGTCGGCGACCACGACCGCCGAACCCCGTCCGGCCTGGCGTGGCTGGATCCACCTCGGCGCGTTCCCGTTCGCGATCGCGATGGGGGTCGTCCTGATCACCCTCGCCGACAGCACCGCGGCGAAGGTCGGCAGCGCCGTGTTCATGGCGACGTCGTTGGCGATGTTCGGCGTCTCCGCGACCTACCACCGGTTCCCGTGGGGGCCGAAGGTGAAGGCCGTACTGAAGCGCATCGACCACACCAACATCCTGCTGCTCATCGCCGGCACCTACACGCCCGTCGCGATCTGCGCCCTGCCGCACACGCTCATGGTCGTCGTGCTCTGGGTGATGTGGTCGGGCGCCGCGCTCGGCATCGCGTTCCGGGTGCTCTGGATCAACGCGCCCCGCTGGCTGTACGTGCCGATCTACCTGGTGCTCGGGTGCGCTGCCCTCGGGCTGCTGCCGCAGTTCTTCGCGGCGAGCGTCCCGATGACCGTGCTCATCCTGTCCGGTGGCGTCGCGTACATCATCGGCGCGCTGGTCTACGGCTTCAAGCGCCCGAACCCGGTGCCGACCCAGTTCGGGTTCCACGAGGTGTTCCACGCCCTGACCGTGGTGGCCTTCGGTGCGCAGTGGGTCGGCGTGCTCATCGTCGCGCTGGACCCGGTGCGCTGA
- a CDS encoding AI-2E family transporter, protein MAWGSKQTHPDPVVEESVPVGVRIAGAWSWRALVVVGVIAVFIWLVTVFSEILIPFLVGIVVSALLVPISNWLQRHHVPKWLAVVMSLLGGIAALGGLIWLVVDQIIASYPSLRDRTVDQYANIKDFVLSSGFGISQSDVNGWLDDGTKWLQDNSASILSGVASAGSGATHAFEALFIILFTTIFLLIDGKNVWRWSVRLFPKKARAAVDGAGVAGWITLTSFIRVQIFVAFVDAVGIGLGSFIVGLFFGGMPLVIPIAAFVFLGAFIPVVGAIVTGFLAVFVALIFNGPLAAVLVLGVVLLVQQIEGHILQPLVMGNAVKVHPLAVVLGVTAASGLAGIAGAFFAVPLIATLNAMVTTIASGRWRRLDSDHVLEATPKRGQHGQIQLLRRRRHKVGDDVPAPGVDSGPSAEEDTASTN, encoded by the coding sequence ATGGCATGGGGAAGCAAGCAGACACACCCCGACCCCGTGGTCGAGGAATCCGTCCCGGTCGGCGTGCGCATCGCCGGTGCGTGGTCGTGGCGGGCGCTCGTCGTCGTGGGCGTGATCGCCGTCTTCATCTGGCTCGTCACGGTCTTCAGCGAGATCCTCATCCCGTTCCTGGTCGGCATCGTGGTCTCGGCGCTCCTCGTGCCGATCTCGAACTGGCTGCAGCGGCACCACGTGCCCAAGTGGCTCGCCGTCGTGATGAGCCTGCTCGGCGGCATCGCGGCACTCGGCGGCCTGATCTGGCTCGTCGTCGACCAGATCATCGCGTCCTACCCGTCCCTGCGTGACCGGACGGTCGACCAGTACGCGAACATCAAGGACTTCGTCCTGAGCTCCGGGTTCGGCATCAGCCAGTCCGACGTGAACGGCTGGCTCGACGACGGCACGAAGTGGCTGCAGGACAACTCCGCGTCGATCCTGTCCGGGGTCGCCAGCGCGGGTTCGGGTGCCACGCATGCCTTCGAGGCGCTCTTCATCATCCTGTTCACCACGATCTTCCTGCTGATCGACGGCAAGAACGTCTGGCGCTGGTCCGTCCGGCTGTTCCCGAAGAAGGCCCGCGCAGCGGTGGACGGCGCCGGTGTCGCCGGTTGGATCACCCTGACGAGCTTCATCCGCGTGCAGATCTTCGTCGCGTTCGTCGACGCGGTCGGCATCGGCCTGGGGTCCTTCATCGTCGGGCTCTTCTTCGGCGGCATGCCGCTGGTCATCCCGATCGCCGCCTTCGTGTTCCTCGGCGCCTTCATCCCGGTCGTCGGTGCCATCGTCACCGGCTTCCTCGCGGTGTTCGTCGCGCTGATCTTCAACGGTCCCCTCGCGGCTGTCCTGGTGCTCGGGGTCGTGCTGCTGGTCCAGCAGATCGAGGGACACATCCTGCAGCCGCTCGTCATGGGCAACGCGGTCAAGGTCCACCCCCTGGCGGTCGTCCTCGGCGTCACCGCGGCCTCCGGTCTCGCCGGCATCGCCGGCGCGTTCTTCGCTGTCCCGCTGATCGCGACGCTGAACGCCATGGTCACCACCATCGCGAGCGGACGCTGGCGGCGGCTCGACTCCGACCACGTCCTCGAAGCGACGCCGAAGCGCGGGCAGCACGGGCAGATCCAGTTGCTCCGACGCCGTCGGCACAAGGTCGGCGACGACGTGCCGGCACCGGGCGTCGACTCGGGTCCCTCGGCCGAAGAAGACACCGCCAGCACCAACTGA
- a CDS encoding DUF4307 domain-containing protein, producing the protein MSGVGRGQRTASRELPWDQDIHPGSPELSEQHQTATLDERYGRTPARKRRSRLFAIVAAIAVVVVFGAWVIWAGLDQSDRGLDQDVIGYEVLSEHSTVVHSQVSVDPGVEAKCAVQVLDKSYSIVGWKEITVPASEQRSRSISTQVTTTTRGVTGLIHDCWIP; encoded by the coding sequence GTGAGCGGCGTCGGACGCGGGCAGCGCACAGCATCGCGTGAACTACCCTGGGATCAGGATATCCACCCCGGGAGCCCCGAACTGTCCGAACAGCACCAGACCGCCACCCTCGACGAGCGCTACGGCCGCACCCCGGCCCGCAAGCGCCGCAGCCGCCTCTTCGCGATCGTCGCGGCCATCGCGGTCGTCGTGGTCTTCGGTGCGTGGGTGATCTGGGCCGGGCTCGACCAGTCCGACCGCGGCCTCGACCAGGACGTCATCGGGTACGAGGTCCTGTCCGAGCACAGCACCGTCGTCCACTCGCAGGTGTCCGTCGACCCGGGCGTCGAGGCGAAGTGCGCCGTGCAGGTCCTCGACAAGAGCTACTCGATCGTGGGCTGGAAGGAGATCACCGTCCCGGCGTCCGAACAGCGCAGCCGGAGCATCTCCACGCAGGTCACCACGACGACGCGGGGCGTGACCGGCTTGATCCACGACTGCTGGATTCCCTAG
- the ilvA gene encoding threonine ammonia-lyase, whose product MTDTSASPHTLTAIPTLADIETARETIKGVARVTPMETSQFLAELLGSPVHLKCENLQRTGAYKVRGAYNRLSTLSAEQRAKGVVAASAGNHAQGVALAARELGIPATIFTPVGVALPKLQATRHYGADVVLRGHSVEEALSAAKDFAAHTGAVFIPPFDHPAVIAGQGTLGLEIIDQVPDVDTVVVPIGGGGVISGIALAVKGMAERLGRPIRVIGVQAENAAAYPSSITAGEPVTITTKPTISDGIAVARPGDLNFPIIRDLVDDIVTVSDDDTARALLVLLERAKLVVEAAGAVGVAAIMSGAVRDTGRTVVLLSGGNIDPLMMERVITRGLVAASRYIGIRIMLPDRPGQLARVAQVISDAGANVVEVLHTRHGQGLVINEVALDLSIEARGPEHAQEVIQRLHEVGFRPELLEH is encoded by the coding sequence GTGACCGACACCAGCGCCTCTCCGCACACGCTCACCGCGATCCCGACCCTCGCGGACATCGAGACGGCGCGCGAGACCATCAAGGGTGTCGCACGCGTCACCCCGATGGAGACGTCGCAGTTCCTCGCCGAGCTGCTCGGGTCCCCCGTCCACCTGAAGTGCGAGAACCTGCAGCGCACGGGTGCCTACAAGGTGCGCGGTGCCTACAACCGCCTCTCGACCCTGTCCGCGGAGCAGCGAGCCAAGGGCGTCGTGGCCGCGAGCGCCGGCAACCACGCACAGGGCGTCGCCCTCGCCGCGCGCGAGCTCGGCATCCCCGCGACGATCTTCACGCCGGTCGGAGTCGCACTGCCCAAGCTGCAGGCCACCCGCCACTACGGCGCCGACGTCGTGCTGCGGGGCCACTCCGTGGAAGAGGCGTTGAGCGCCGCGAAGGACTTCGCCGCCCACACCGGCGCCGTGTTCATCCCGCCGTTCGACCACCCGGCCGTGATCGCCGGGCAGGGCACGCTCGGCCTCGAGATCATCGACCAGGTGCCGGACGTCGACACCGTCGTGGTGCCGATCGGTGGCGGCGGCGTCATCTCCGGTATCGCACTCGCCGTCAAGGGCATGGCCGAGCGCCTCGGACGGCCGATCCGGGTCATCGGTGTGCAGGCCGAGAACGCCGCGGCCTACCCGTCCTCGATCACCGCCGGCGAGCCCGTCACCATCACCACGAAGCCGACCATCTCCGACGGCATCGCGGTGGCACGCCCCGGCGACCTGAACTTCCCGATCATCCGCGACCTGGTCGACGACATCGTCACCGTCTCGGACGACGACACCGCCCGCGCACTGCTCGTCCTGCTCGAGCGCGCCAAGCTCGTGGTCGAGGCAGCGGGGGCCGTCGGCGTCGCCGCGATCATGTCCGGTGCCGTCCGCGACACCGGCCGCACCGTGGTGCTGCTGAGCGGCGGCAACATCGACCCGCTCATGATGGAGCGCGTGATCACCCGTGGGCTCGTCGCGGCCTCGCGCTACATCGGCATCCGCATCATGCTGCCGGACCGCCCGGGTCAGCTCGCCCGGGTCGCCCAGGTCATCTCGGATGCCGGTGCGAACGTGGTCGAGGTGCTGCACACCCGCCACGGACAGGGCCTGGTCATCAACGAGGTCGCGCTGGACCTGTCGATCGAGGCACGCGGCCCCGAGCACGCGCAGGAGGTCATCCAGCGCCTGCACGAGGTCGGCTTCCGCCCGGAACTCCTCGAGCACTAG
- a CDS encoding isoprenyl transferase translates to MTGTAGWTGRGILYRAYQRRIRRQLDGAAKPKHVAMIVDGNRRWAKQLGLESAAHGHRAGAAKIPEFLTWCDDLGIEVVTLYLLSADNLTGRGGEELEELVGIIADLAGVLADNRDWRVQHVGSNEGLPDNLVTALERAEQRTAGRTGLHVNLAVGYGGRREIADAMRSIVQAHGAGGGTIDTLAEVLTPELIGDHLYTQGQPDPDLVIRTSGEQRLSDFMLWQSAHSEFYFVEAFYPDLREVDFLRAVRDFGLRSRRFGG, encoded by the coding sequence GTGACCGGGACGGCGGGATGGACAGGGCGAGGGATCCTCTACCGCGCCTACCAGCGCCGGATCCGCCGCCAGCTCGACGGTGCAGCGAAGCCCAAGCACGTCGCCATGATCGTGGACGGCAACCGCCGCTGGGCGAAGCAGCTCGGGCTCGAGTCCGCCGCACACGGTCACCGTGCCGGCGCCGCGAAGATCCCGGAGTTCCTGACGTGGTGCGACGACCTCGGCATCGAGGTCGTGACGCTCTACCTGCTGTCCGCCGACAACCTGACGGGTCGTGGCGGCGAAGAGCTCGAGGAACTCGTCGGGATCATCGCCGACCTCGCCGGGGTCCTGGCCGACAACCGTGACTGGCGCGTGCAGCACGTCGGCTCGAACGAGGGGCTGCCGGACAACCTGGTGACCGCGCTCGAACGGGCCGAGCAGCGCACCGCCGGACGCACGGGGCTGCACGTCAACCTCGCCGTCGGGTACGGCGGTCGGCGTGAGATCGCGGACGCCATGCGCAGCATCGTGCAGGCGCACGGCGCGGGCGGCGGCACCATCGACACCCTGGCAGAGGTCCTGACGCCGGAGCTCATCGGCGACCACCTGTACACGCAGGGCCAGCCCGACCCCGACCTGGTGATCCGGACTTCGGGCGAGCAGCGGCTGTCCGACTTCATGCTGTGGCAGAGCGCGCACAGCGAGTTCTACTTCGTCGAGGCGTTCTACCCGGACCTGCGCGAGGTCGATTTCCTCCGGGCGGTCCGCGACTTCGGACTCCGGTCGCGTCGGTTCGGCGGCTGA